A genomic stretch from Megalobrama amblycephala isolate DHTTF-2021 linkage group LG22, ASM1881202v1, whole genome shotgun sequence includes:
- the pdha1b gene encoding pyruvate dehydrogenase E1 subunit alpha 1b isoform X1: MQNMLTVIANAFKAGAKINGAQTVSEGSRVMVSARSFADFTPQASFDIKRCDLHRLDEGPSVQTVLTREDGLRYYRTMQTMRRMELKADQLYKQKIIRGFCHLYDGQEACAVGIEAGINPTDHVITAYRAHGYTYIRGVPVKEIMAELTGRRSGVAKGKGGSMHMYATNFYGGNGIVGAQVPLGAGVALACQYQGKNEVCVTLYGDGAANQGQIFESFNMAALWKLPCIFICENNKYGMGTSVERASASTDYYKRGDYIPGIRVDGMDVLGVREATRFAADYCRSGKGPILMELQTYRYHGHSMSDPGVSYRTREEIQEVRSKSDPISMLKDRMISNNMASVEEIKDIDAEIRKEIEEAAQFATSDPEPPLEDLCNHIFYNDAPLEVRGTNPWTRLKSMS; encoded by the exons ATGCAGAACATGCTGACAGTGATTGCAAACGCATTCAAGGCCGGTGCCAAAATAAAT GGTGCCCAGACAGTGTCAGAG GGCTCCAGAGTGATGGTATCAGCACGTTCTTTTGCAGACTTCACACCTCAGGCCAGCTTTGACATCAAG AGGTGTGACCTTCATCGCTTGGATGAAGGGCCTTCGGTGCAGACGGTGCTCACCAGAGAGGATGGACTCAGATACTACCGCACTATGCAGACCATGAGACGCATGGAGCTGAAGGCAGATCAGCTCTACAAGCAAAAGATCATACGAGGCTTCTGTCACCTGTATGATGGCCAg GAAGCCTGTGCTGTAGGCATCGAGGCTGGTATCAATCCCACGGATCACGTGATCACCGCATATAGGGCTCATGGTTACACCTACATCAGAGGTGTGCCTGTGAAAGAGATCATGGCAGAGCTCACAG GCCGAAGGAGTGGTGTTGCCAAAGGGAAGGGCGGCTCTATGCACATGTATGCCACCAATTTCTATGGCGGGAATGGTATTGTTGGTGCCCAG GTTCCTCTTGGGGCTGGTGTGGCCCTGGCATGCCAGTATCAGGGTAAGAACGAGGTTTGTGTCACTCTGTATGGGGACGGAGCTGCTAATCAG GGCCAGATCTTTGAGTCATTTAACATGGCAGCTTTGTGGAAACTCCCCTGCATTTTCATATGTGAGAATAATAAATACGGTATGGGGACATCAGTGGAACGGGCCTCAGCCAGCACAGACTATTATAAGAGAGGAGACTACATTCCTGGCATAAGg GTGGATGGTATGGATGTTCTCGGTGTGAGAGAGGCAACCAGGTTTGCAGCAGATTATTGCAGATCTGGAAAG GGTCCCATACTAATGGAGCTCCAGACATATCGTTACCATGGCCACAGCATGAGCGATCCTGGGGTCAG CTATCGCACACGTGAAGAGATCCAGGAAGTTCGTAGTAAGAGTGACCCTATCTCTATGCTGAAGGACCGCATGATTAGTAATAACATGGCTAGTGTGGAGGAAATCAAG GACATTGATGCAGAGATCCGTAAGGAGATAGAAGAAGCAGCACAGTTTGCTACCTCTGATCCAGAGCCCCCGCTGGAGGATTTATGCAACCACATCTTCTACAACGATGCACCCTTAGAGGTCAGAGGCACCAACCCCTGGACGAGGCTGAAATCCATGAGCTAA
- the pdha1b gene encoding pyruvate dehydrogenase E1 subunit alpha 1b isoform X2, with product MQTMRRMELKADQLYKQKIIRGFCHLYDGQEACAVGIEAGINPTDHVITAYRAHGYTYIRGVPVKEIMAELTGRRSGVAKGKGGSMHMYATNFYGGNGIVGAQVPLGAGVALACQYQGKNEVCVTLYGDGAANQGQIFESFNMAALWKLPCIFICENNKYGMGTSVERASASTDYYKRGDYIPGIRVDGMDVLGVREATRFAADYCRSGKGPILMELQTYRYHGHSMSDPGVSYRTREEIQEVRSKSDPISMLKDRMISNNMASVEEIKDIDAEIRKEIEEAAQFATSDPEPPLEDLCNHIFYNDAPLEVRGTNPWTRLKSMS from the exons ATGCAGACCATGAGACGCATGGAGCTGAAGGCAGATCAGCTCTACAAGCAAAAGATCATACGAGGCTTCTGTCACCTGTATGATGGCCAg GAAGCCTGTGCTGTAGGCATCGAGGCTGGTATCAATCCCACGGATCACGTGATCACCGCATATAGGGCTCATGGTTACACCTACATCAGAGGTGTGCCTGTGAAAGAGATCATGGCAGAGCTCACAG GCCGAAGGAGTGGTGTTGCCAAAGGGAAGGGCGGCTCTATGCACATGTATGCCACCAATTTCTATGGCGGGAATGGTATTGTTGGTGCCCAG GTTCCTCTTGGGGCTGGTGTGGCCCTGGCATGCCAGTATCAGGGTAAGAACGAGGTTTGTGTCACTCTGTATGGGGACGGAGCTGCTAATCAG GGCCAGATCTTTGAGTCATTTAACATGGCAGCTTTGTGGAAACTCCCCTGCATTTTCATATGTGAGAATAATAAATACGGTATGGGGACATCAGTGGAACGGGCCTCAGCCAGCACAGACTATTATAAGAGAGGAGACTACATTCCTGGCATAAGg GTGGATGGTATGGATGTTCTCGGTGTGAGAGAGGCAACCAGGTTTGCAGCAGATTATTGCAGATCTGGAAAG GGTCCCATACTAATGGAGCTCCAGACATATCGTTACCATGGCCACAGCATGAGCGATCCTGGGGTCAG CTATCGCACACGTGAAGAGATCCAGGAAGTTCGTAGTAAGAGTGACCCTATCTCTATGCTGAAGGACCGCATGATTAGTAATAACATGGCTAGTGTGGAGGAAATCAAG GACATTGATGCAGAGATCCGTAAGGAGATAGAAGAAGCAGCACAGTTTGCTACCTCTGATCCAGAGCCCCCGCTGGAGGATTTATGCAACCACATCTTCTACAACGATGCACCCTTAGAGGTCAGAGGCACCAACCCCTGGACGAGGCTGAAATCCATGAGCTAA